The proteins below come from a single Ailuropoda melanoleuca isolate Jingjing chromosome 1, ASM200744v2, whole genome shotgun sequence genomic window:
- the LOC117797453 gene encoding collagen alpha-1(I) chain, with translation MAAVTKCHRPGGSLQKLILLQFWMLEVCSQQSPRGSQGGLLGAHLSDSGAAGNAWCMTPTSLHPHVAFSSREKDRKKGQTSRSQTSHQQVHKAYLKLPDQRVGKQPVPEGHSVTNATPSPRGRGGADVSTQGAPVTFGVTTSSQLRAGKEASPDRAFTPLSAGSQGRVILGRSEGGRHHLSPLALGYGPRQSGNAVARGSLALAALPGNTDRAPGAWGSARGVESDRGRGFPGSKCGXGPPPPPPATPGFRRCGGGGAGRGACFRGSGVDRDSGGRDASEIGSQRVPRRRGRRRGETPPAGQATSCGDPGATRGGGGSGRAACAVHFLFCARGLPPPRSRRACVRAAPPLAAGSLSPGRGAAEGRSGRALRLAGPPRAEPPPELLRAAEREPICLGVRVCASSSLLPSLAQKRDGPSSRLPAGSFCGRGLYLHTDCLPLARLSSSAQAREGCFPNYCLYLHLPFRLLLGICGRSSEGGKCCFALQKEENFVTQRETSATRNPERHQNQNSLGL, from the exons ATGGCTGCCGTCACCAAGTGTCACAGACCGGGTGGCTCGTTACAGAAACTCATCCTCTTGCAGTTCTGGATGCTAGAAGTCTGCAGTCAGCAGAGCCCACGAGGCTCCCAGGGAGGACTGCTCGGGGCCCATCTCTCGGATTCTGGTGCTGCTGGCAATGCTTGGTGCATGACTCCAACCAGTCTGCACCCTCACGTGGCCTTCTCCTCGCGT GAGAAGGATCGGAAGAAGGGTCAGACCAGCAGGTCTCAAACTTCACACCAGCAGGTGCACAAGGCCTACCTCAAACTGCCTGACCAGAGAGTGGGGAAGCAGCCAGTGCCTGAGGGCCACTCTGTGACAAATGCTACTCCATCCCCGAG GGGGAGAGGCGGAGCCGACGTCAGCACTCAGGGCGCTCCAGTGACTTTTGGGGTCACTACGTCCTCACAACTTAGAGCAGGAAAGGAGGCGTCTCCCGACCGAGCATTCACCCCACTTTCAGCCGGGAGCCAAGGTCGCGTCATCCTAGGGCGTTCGGAAGGGGGACGCCACCACCTAAGCCCCCTGGCCCTCGGCTACGGGCCGCGCCAGAGTGGCAACGCGGTGGCACGTGGAAGCCTCGCCCTGG CCGCACTCCCCGGCAACACCGACCGCGCGCCGGGTGCATGGGGGTCCGCACGCGGGGTGGAGAGCGACCGGGGCCGCGGCTTTCCCGGAAGCAAGTGCGGGTNcgggcccccccccccccccccagcaaccccCGGCTTCCGCCGCTGCGGGGGTGGCGGAGCAGGGCGCGGGGCGTGTTTCAGGGGGTCGGGCGTAGACAGAGACTCTGGGGGACGAGATGCATCAGAAATCGGCTCCCAGCGAGTCCCGCGCCGCCGCGGCCGTAGGAGAGGGGAGACCCCGCCCGCGGGGCAGGCGACCTCGTGCGGCGACCCGGGGGCGACACGGGGCGGCGGGGGGAGCGGGCGAGCGGCGTGCGCCGTGCACTTCCTGTTCTGTGCACGCGGCCTTCCACCGCCCCGCTCGCGCCGAGCCTGCGTCCGGGCCGCGCCACCCCTTGCTGCCGGCTCCCTGTCCCCGGGACGCGGCGCCGCGGAGGGACGCAGCGGGCGCGCCCTCCGGCTGGCAGGGCCCCCGCGAGCCGAGCCGCCGCCAGAACTTCTGCGCGCAGCCGAGCGGGAGCCCATTTGCCTGGGCGTTCGCGTTTgcgcctcctcctccctcctcccctccctcgcCCAGAAGAGGGACGGGCCGAGTTCCAGGCTCCCGGCTGGTTCATTCTGCGGCCGAGGATTGTATTTACATACAGACTGTCTCCCTCTCGCCAGATTGTCCAGTTCGGCGCAGGCACGGGAGGGTTGTTTTCCAAATTATTGTCTTTACTTGCACCTGCCTTTCAGATTACTTCTGGGAATCTGTGGGAGGAGCTCAGAGGGTGGAAAATGTTGCTTCGCtttgcaaaaggaagaaaactttgTCACCCAGCGGGAGACCTCTGCCACGCGTAACCCGGAGAGACACCAGAACCAGAACAGCCTTGGGCTTTGA